The sequence CGGCCTTCGGTGACCTTGCGCAGGAACGGGATGACATCATCCTGGCCCTCGGGTCCGCCGAAGGACGCCAGCAAGATGGCGTCGTACGCTTTGGGGATCATGCGGCCTTGGCCGTCATATCCCTGGCGGGGGTCGAAGGCCTGGCTCACTTCAGGACCTCTAGTACCTGCGCGGCCGAGATGCGGCGGCCGGTGTAGAACGGAGTCTCCTCACGCACATGGTGGCGGGCTTCGGTGTAGCGCAGGTGGCGCATCATGTCGACCAAATCGATCATGTCATCGGCTTCCAGACAGATCTGCCATTCGAAGTCGCTGAAGGAGAAAGCGGCTACGGTGTTGGCCAGTACGTTAGGGAATTCGCGGCCCAGGATGCCGTGGTCGCGCAGCATCTTGCCGCGCTCTGCTGGATCCATGGTGTACCACTCGGTGGAGCGCACGAACGGGTAGACGGTCATCCATTCCTTGGCATCCACGCCTCGGGCGAATGCCGGCGAGTGGTCCTTGGCGAATTCTGCTTCGCGGTGCACGGCCATGGTGGAGTACACGATTTCGGTACCCTCCAGCAGTGCGGAGCGGCGGATCTTGCGCATCGAGGCCTGCAGCAGCTCAGCGGCTGGACCGTGGACCCAGATCATCACGTCTGCGTCTTCGCGCATGGCCGAGACGTCGTAGATGCCGCGCACGATGGCGCCTTCGGCAGCCAGCTGCTCGATCAGGGCATCGAATTCAGCGGCAGCGGCCTCGGAACGCTCAACGATTTGCGAACGCTTGAAAATGGTCCACAGGGTGTAGAAGAACGTCGGGTTTTCTCCTGCATTCTCACGTTCGCGAATGACTGGGGAATTATGCTCCGGTGCGGTGCTCACTTGGTATTCTCCTTGATCTGGTTTTGGACAGCTGTCCAGGTTAGTTAGCTTGGGGGTGCTTAGCGGGCGCTGATTGCCACGGCGCTGCGGGCTTGGGCGATCACTCGCGCCAGCCCGGTGCCGGCAATCCATGCGCCAACTACATCGAGCCCTTCGAAGTCCGACAGGTTGTGCTGCAGTGCGGTGCGGCGCGCCGTTGCGGCCTCCCCCTGCAGCGGAACCATGTCGCTGAAGCGTGAAACGGTGCTTCCCAAGACATCATCACGATGCAATTGAACACCGAGAATCTTTGAAGCATCTTTGATTGCCTGGTCGATGAGTGCGGAGTCATCCCCGGATTCGACCAGGTTCTCGTGTTCGCCGATCCGTCCAAAGGACAGGCGGATGACATGCGTGCCTGGGCCGGACTCGTCAGCCAGCCAAGGCCACTTGGCGGTCGAATGGGTCAGCGCCTTCGCGGCCAGCGGGGCTTGCTTGGAAACCAGCACCCCTGAACCGCGCGGGGCATCATCAAGTTCCGGCTTGTCGATTACCAGAATCGCCAAGGCAATGGCGTTGGCGTCACCATCGGAGTCAAGTTGCTGTTCTGCGGCGAACAGGGGGTTGAGCAATTCAAGGGCAGGCTGCGCGGGAACCGCGAGCACTACCCGATCTGCGTGCAATTCCTGGCCCAGGGTTCGCACGGCGTACGGTGCAGCCGCTTGCGGATCATGGCTCAAGGCGGTGGCAGCGCAATTGCGCACCAGCGCGACTCCAGCTTCTTCCAGTTGGGCCACCAGGGCCTGGACCATGGTGTGCATGCCGCCGTTGAGCCCGGCGACCCGGGAGCCTGCGGGGGCCGAAGCCTGCAGCTTGGACACCGCACGAGCCAGCGAACCGGTCTCCTGCATGGCCTGGCGCAGTCCCGGCGCGGCGGCGTCAATGGAGATCTTGGCTGGGTCGGTGGAGTACACGCCGTTGACCACTGGAGCGACCAGCTGGTCCAGCACCGCTTGGCCCATGCGTGCACGGACCACTTCAGCGATGGACAACTTTTCGGTAGCCCATTTCTTGCTCATCGGGGTGATCAGGTCTGCCGCGGCGCGCACGGTGGCTGGACGGCCGATGATCGCGCGCACTTCATCGGTGCGCACGTTACCCGGGATGCCCAGCATCGCGGTGGCCGGCATCGGATGGGCCAGGATCTCTTGGTCCTCGCCCTGGATGAGCCAAGCAGGCTGCCCGGAGGTGGCGGCGATCTGCTCGCCGAGATCCAGCTCGTCGAGGTAGGAGGCGACGACTCCCCCGCGCACGGCGAAGGATTCGGCGCCGGCGTCAATTCTCAGTCCCGCAACTTCGGTGGAGCGTACGCATCCGCCGAAGTTACCGGTGGCTTCCAGCACGGTGACTTCGTGGCCGGTCTGGCGCAGTTCGCGGGCGGCAACCAGTCCGGCGATGCCGCCGCCGATCACCACTGCATGCGGTGCCGCGTTCTGCTGGCCATCACCATCCGTGTCGGTCTTAGCTAGGCGTGCTTCGCTGGCGTGGCGCACCTTTTCCAACAGGCGCAAGGCGTGCGCTGCGGCCTCATTGGCAATATCGCGTCGCGGTTTGGCCGCATCAGTGGTTTCGGATGAATCCCCTGCACGCAGGTTGCGCTGTTCCTTGCTCACGTACCTAGCACCCTTCTACCTTCAGAATTTGACCGGGCCCTGTCCTGCACTTTGTCCTCGACGGACAGTTGGACAAGGACCCTGAACCTAGCTTAGACCTGTTGAATTACAGCGAGTGGATGAGCTCCACCACACGGGTCAACACGGTTGGATCGGTGGTCGGAGGAACACCGTGGCCCAGGTTCACCACGTGGCCGCGAGCGTTCTTGCCCGCTGCCACCACTTCACGCACATGCGCTTCGAGAACTTCCCAAGGGGCGGCCAGCAAAGCCGGGTCGATATTGCCCTGGACCGATACGTCCTGGCCCAGGCGTTCGATGGCCGTTTCCAGCGGGATGCGGTAGTCCACGCCCACGGTATCGACCCCTGCATCGCGCATCGCGGTGAGCAGCTCGCCGGTTCCGGTGCCGAAGTGGATCAAAGGCACACCCAGATCGCGCACGTCGTCCAAGGACTTCACCGAGTAAGGAGCAACGAACTTCTGGTAGTCCGGCAGCGACAGCGAGCCGGCCCAGGAGTCGAAGAGCTGCGAGGCCGAAGCTCCTGCCTCGACCTGGGCGCGCAAGAACTTGCCCGAGGCATTCGCGGCCCAGCTCATCAATCCGTCCCAGACTTCCGGGTCGGTGTGCATCATGGTGCGCGGGCCCAGGTGGTCGCGGCTTGGCTTGCCCTCGACCATGTAGGCGGCCACGGTGAATGGCGCTCCGGCAAAACCGATCAGCGGGGTGCTGCCCAGTTCGGCAACGGTCAGGCGCACTGCTTCGCGGATTGGTTCCAGCGCTTCGTCGGTGAGCTCTGGAAGGGCGGCGACCTGTTCGGCGGTGCGGATCGGGGTATCGAGTACCGGGCCAACACCTGGCACGATGTCTACGCCGATACCGGCCAGTCGCAGCGGGATGACGATATCGGAGAAGAAGATTCCGGCGTCCACCTTGTGGCGGCGCACCGGCTGCAAGGTGATCTCGCTGGCCATGGCAGGGTCCAGGCAGGAGTCGAGCATGCTCACCCCTTCGCGCAGCTTCAGGTATTCAGGCAGCGAACGGCCGGCCTGGCGCATGAACCACACCGGGTGATGCGACGGCTTCTTGCCGGTCAGAGCTTGGATCAGAGCGGAATCTTGGGTACGGCCATCAATCATCGGATGGTTCTGCGACAGGGTCATGCCCCAATTCTGCCAAGTCTTCAGATTAAAAGCCCATTAAGTGCGTTCGCCCGCAGGGGAAGGTGAGCAAACTAACCCCTTGGAACCATGCGAATTTAGGCACGCCTGCATTGTCTGGCAGTTTTTTCCGGCCTATTCTAGGGTCACTGTGGTTTTCTTATCTCTTGTCGCATCGCATTCGCAGCTCGATCTGGAGACCGTCGCACAAATCAGTGCCTCGGCCGACGGGCTGGCAGCTGCCTCCGTGAACGGTTCGGCGGCTATCAATGGTGCCGTCGTGCTGGCCACCTGCAACCGCTTCGAGGTCTACGCTGACGTAGATCATGTCGAAGACGCTGCAGAACATCTGGTCAGCGAGCTGGCATCCAGCACCGACCTCTCCCCTGACTTCCTGGCCCGCCGCCTGACCACCTTGGAAGGCGATCCGGTTATCGAGCATCTCTTCTCGGTCGGTGCCGGACTGGACTCAGCTGTTGTCGGCGAACGCGAGATCGCCGGACAGGTCCGCCGTGCATTGACTCAGGCACAGCAGGAGAAGACCACCACCAGCAATCTCACCCGCCTGTTCCAGAACGCCACCCGTGCAGCCAAGGACGTCGGCTCGAACACCGATCTGGGTACCCAGGGCAAGTCCGTCGTGTCTGTGGCCTTGGATCTGGCTGAAGAGCTCATGGACGGGGACCGCGCCTGGGCTGAACAGGATGTCGTGCTCTTCGGCACCGGTTCCTACGCCGGCGCCACCATGGCCCTGCTCAAGGAACGCGGCGTTGCCCGCATTTCGGTGTACTCCAGCTCCGGACGTGCCGCAGATTTCACCG comes from Glutamicibacter arilaitensis Re117 and encodes:
- the hemQ gene encoding hydrogen peroxide-dependent heme synthase, with the translated sequence MRERENAGENPTFFYTLWTIFKRSQIVERSEAAAAEFDALIEQLAAEGAIVRGIYDVSAMREDADVMIWVHGPAAELLQASMRKIRRSALLEGTEIVYSTMAVHREAEFAKDHSPAFARGVDAKEWMTVYPFVRSTEWYTMDPAERGKMLRDHGILGREFPNVLANTVAAFSFSDFEWQICLEADDMIDLVDMMRHLRYTEARHHVREETPFYTGRRISAAQVLEVLK
- the hemG gene encoding protoporphyrinogen oxidase, with protein sequence MSKEQRNLRAGDSSETTDAAKPRRDIANEAAAHALRLLEKVRHASEARLAKTDTDGDGQQNAAPHAVVIGGGIAGLVAARELRQTGHEVTVLEATGNFGGCVRSTEVAGLRIDAGAESFAVRGGVVASYLDELDLGEQIAATSGQPAWLIQGEDQEILAHPMPATAMLGIPGNVRTDEVRAIIGRPATVRAAADLITPMSKKWATEKLSIAEVVRARMGQAVLDQLVAPVVNGVYSTDPAKISIDAAAPGLRQAMQETGSLARAVSKLQASAPAGSRVAGLNGGMHTMVQALVAQLEEAGVALVRNCAATALSHDPQAAAPYAVRTLGQELHADRVVLAVPAQPALELLNPLFAAEQQLDSDGDANAIALAILVIDKPELDDAPRGSGVLVSKQAPLAAKALTHSTAKWPWLADESGPGTHVIRLSFGRIGEHENLVESGDDSALIDQAIKDASKILGVQLHRDDVLGSTVSRFSDMVPLQGEAATARRTALQHNLSDFEGLDVVGAWIAGTGLARVIAQARSAVAISAR
- the hemE gene encoding uroporphyrinogen decarboxylase, whose protein sequence is MTLSQNHPMIDGRTQDSALIQALTGKKPSHHPVWFMRQAGRSLPEYLKLREGVSMLDSCLDPAMASEITLQPVRRHKVDAGIFFSDIVIPLRLAGIGVDIVPGVGPVLDTPIRTAEQVAALPELTDEALEPIREAVRLTVAELGSTPLIGFAGAPFTVAAYMVEGKPSRDHLGPRTMMHTDPEVWDGLMSWAANASGKFLRAQVEAGASASQLFDSWAGSLSLPDYQKFVAPYSVKSLDDVRDLGVPLIHFGTGTGELLTAMRDAGVDTVGVDYRIPLETAIERLGQDVSVQGNIDPALLAAPWEVLEAHVREVVAAGKNARGHVVNLGHGVPPTTDPTVLTRVVELIHSL
- a CDS encoding glutamyl-tRNA reductase, with amino-acid sequence MVFLSLVASHSQLDLETVAQISASADGLAAASVNGSAAINGAVVLATCNRFEVYADVDHVEDAAEHLVSELASSTDLSPDFLARRLTTLEGDPVIEHLFSVGAGLDSAVVGEREIAGQVRRALTQAQQEKTTTSNLTRLFQNATRAAKDVGSNTDLGTQGKSVVSVALDLAEELMDGDRAWAEQDVVLFGTGSYAGATMALLKERGVARISVYSSSGRAADFTAKRGGFPLTDELLPQALREADIIVGCSGGGHQLSRAELESLRVKNHPLVAIDMALTHDFDPTLAQLPQVELITLESVRMAAPTEQAMAVHAASRIVKNATAEFAAAQREREADFAIVALRQHTKAVLDAEIAKVRAQHGCSAAAEEVELAMRRMVRQLLHVPTVRARELAGEGRTSEYVSALETLYGLELAQPEPAMPQPAQPEASCPAVPETKTA